A DNA window from Coffea arabica cultivar ET-39 chromosome 6c, Coffea Arabica ET-39 HiFi, whole genome shotgun sequence contains the following coding sequences:
- the LOC113691693 gene encoding polygalacturonase inhibitor 1-like, producing MKTSFSAFTAILSLSLLLFLSLPSPSLAAAKCNADDKKALLQIKAGLNNPYYLASWNPSTDCCSWYALDCDSKTGRVIHITIFDDNKVSAQIPAAIGNLPYLEMLDMNRLPNLVGPIPSSISRLTRLNFLRLKSNGLSGPVPSFLGQIKSLTFLDLSFNQFSGSIPPSLTRLNLQGFDVSHNNLCGQIPQGGKLQSFASSAYDHNKCLCGSPLPAC from the coding sequence ATGAAGACTTCATTTTCTGCATTCACAGCTattctctccctctccctcctcctcttcctctcCCTGCCATCTCCATCTCTAGCTGCCGCGAAATGCAACGCGGACGACAAGAAGGCCCTTCTTCAAATCAAAGCAGGCCTGAACAACCCCTATTACTTGGCCTCATGGAATCCAAGCACTGACTGTTGTTCATGGTATGCTTTGGACTGTGACTCTAAAACTGGCCGTGTCATTCATATCACCATCTTCGATGACAACAAAGTCTCGGCTCAAATTCCGGCTGCTATCGGCAACCTTCCGTATCTGGAGATGCTAGATATGAATAGACTCCCAAATCTTGTTGGTCCAATCCCATCTTCCATTTCCCGCCTGACTCGTCTCAATTTCCTTAGACTGAAATCGAATGGGCTATCAGGGCCAGTTCCTTCCTTCCTTGGCCAGATCAAGTCCCTGACTTTCTTGGACTTGTCATTCAATCAGTTCTCTGGTTCAATCCCTCCTTCACTTACTCGATTGAACTTGCAAGGCTTCGATGTCAGCCATAACAACCTCTGTGGCCAGATTCCGCAAGGTGGGAAGTTGCAGAGCTTCGCTTCCTCAGCATATGATCATAACAAATGCTTGTGTGGTTCTCCTCTTCCTGCCTGCTAA